Proteins from a single region of Segatella copri:
- a CDS encoding DNA/RNA non-specific endonuclease, with amino-acid sequence MKHTKFFIFALVAAMTFSACGTDDTLQFYYPENGGTTGGGNTGGGSTGGTTGGKSTDKNNTNKNVATANMPQVVRNAIGGLEFPKLKNNGTSYAIVHMDNTTGMLNYSTEWDDNMKSQRWSCYTFHTGNNKNNVGRPDDDYPSDTDLKSLYGVVDFTYDPYKGNGRYDHGHICPSGDRRLNSTQERQTDFLTNMQPQYAKFNQNGTWIQMENALRKKANAIINDKDTLFVVKGGTIDSPENIIEYINGRQTVYTATTGYIPVPKYFFVAILEKTFDTKSNKHKYSAFGYWFPHENKAFEKGDKLGNYVVNIKTLEDKTGIDFFCNLPDEIEKEVENVDAEIIKNLGL; translated from the coding sequence ATGAAGCATACTAAGTTTTTTATCTTCGCGCTCGTTGCTGCGATGACGTTCTCCGCCTGCGGCACTGACGATACCCTGCAGTTCTATTATCCTGAAAATGGTGGTACAACCGGTGGCGGTAATACAGGTGGTGGAAGCACAGGTGGCACTACCGGTGGTAAATCAACCGATAAGAACAATACAAATAAGAATGTGGCTACTGCCAACATGCCACAAGTGGTAAGAAACGCTATCGGCGGTCTAGAGTTCCCAAAGCTCAAGAACAATGGTACCAGCTATGCCATCGTTCACATGGATAATACAACAGGTATGTTGAACTATTCTACAGAATGGGATGACAACATGAAGAGCCAGAGATGGAGCTGCTACACTTTCCATACAGGAAACAATAAAAACAATGTTGGTAGACCTGATGATGATTATCCATCTGATACAGATTTAAAGTCTCTATATGGAGTGGTAGACTTCACTTATGATCCATATAAAGGCAATGGAAGATATGATCATGGACACATCTGCCCATCAGGCGACAGAAGATTAAACAGTACCCAGGAAAGACAGACAGACTTTCTGACCAACATGCAACCACAATATGCCAAATTCAACCAGAACGGAACATGGATACAAATGGAGAACGCCTTGAGGAAAAAAGCCAATGCTATAATAAATGACAAGGATACTCTATTTGTTGTAAAAGGCGGTACTATAGACAGTCCTGAAAACATTATTGAATATATCAACGGAAGACAAACGGTCTATACTGCAACAACAGGTTACATCCCAGTACCAAAGTATTTCTTTGTAGCAATATTGGAAAAAACGTTTGATACGAAAAGTAACAAGCACAAATACAGCGCTTTCGGCTACTGGTTCCCTCACGAGAACAAGGCATTTGAAAAGGGCGATAAGCTCGGCAACTATGTCGTAAACATCAAGACGCTGGAAGACAAAACCGGCATCGACTTCTTCTGTAATCTCCCTGATGAAATCGAGAAGGAAGTGGAAAACGTAGATGCAGAAATCATCAAGAATCTGGGGCTTTAA
- a CDS encoding type B 50S ribosomal protein L31: MKKGIHPENYRPVVFKDMSNGDMFLSQSTCKTNDTVEFEGETYPVVKIEISSTSHPFYTGKSKLVDTAGRVDRFMNRYGKLKK; the protein is encoded by the coding sequence ATGAAAAAAGGTATTCATCCAGAGAATTATCGTCCTGTAGTATTCAAGGATATGTCTAACGGCGATATGTTCCTCTCTCAGTCTACATGCAAGACTAACGACACTGTTGAATTCGAAGGCGAGACTTATCCAGTTGTTAAGATTGAAATCTCTAGCACATCTCACCCATTCTACACAGGTAAGAGCAAGCTCGTTGATACAGCGGGTCGCGTAGACCGCTTCATGAACCGTTACGGCAAATTGAAGAAGTAA